The Mycolicibacterium hassiacum DSM 44199 genome includes a window with the following:
- a CDS encoding lycopene cyclase domain-containing protein: MDRLQYLLVLAACLAVTAPLEFFGAGVYRRPGRAAAAMLPVAAVFIAWDLIAIAAGVWSFDARYLIGIELFGAMPLEEMLFFVVIPLCGLLTYNAVDTLLGRLRRREHEAGRRS; encoded by the coding sequence ATGGACCGTCTGCAGTACCTGCTGGTGCTGGCCGCGTGCCTGGCCGTCACCGCACCGCTGGAGTTCTTCGGCGCCGGGGTGTACCGGCGGCCGGGGCGGGCCGCGGCGGCGATGCTGCCGGTGGCCGCGGTGTTCATCGCCTGGGATCTGATCGCGATCGCCGCCGGGGTGTGGTCCTTCGACGCCCGATACCTCATCGGGATCGAGCTTTTCGGTGCGATGCCGCTGGAGGAGATGTTGTTCTTCGTCGTCATCCCGCTGTGCGGGCTGCTGACCTACAACGCCGTCGACACCCTGTTGGGCAGGCTGCGCCGCCGGGAGCACGAAGCGGGGCGGCGATCATGA
- a CDS encoding phytoene/squalene synthase family protein, giving the protein MISSELHAAGVHDPALRDAYRRCRRLNAEHGRTFFLATRLLTPQQRPAVHALYGFARRADDILDDVLDDVDPRRSTAERAERLHTLATQLFHRMAGDSEAGDPALEAVVDTARRYDIPWEMFDDFLASMRMDLTVTDYPDRAALDRYMYGSAEVIGLQMLPVLGTVGPPEEAAPYAAALGKAFQLTNFLRDIDEDLQRGRVYLPADELAAHDVDRDVLMWCHANGRTDIRVRRALIDQHAQTRRIYDYARGGIALLSPRSRPCIAAALTLYSEILDRIEAIDFAVFAQRATVGTVRRLQVAGAGLARAWAARVHGAGS; this is encoded by the coding sequence ATGATCAGCTCCGAACTGCACGCCGCCGGTGTGCACGACCCCGCCCTGCGGGACGCCTACCGCCGCTGCCGCCGGCTCAACGCCGAACACGGCCGGACCTTCTTCCTGGCCACCCGGCTGCTCACCCCGCAGCAGCGGCCCGCCGTACACGCGCTGTACGGGTTCGCCCGCCGCGCCGACGACATCCTCGACGATGTCCTCGACGACGTGGACCCGCGGCGGTCCACCGCGGAACGTGCCGAGCGGCTGCACACGCTGGCCACCCAACTGTTCCACCGGATGGCGGGCGACAGCGAGGCCGGCGATCCCGCGCTGGAGGCGGTGGTGGACACCGCGCGGCGCTACGACATCCCGTGGGAGATGTTCGACGACTTCCTGGCCTCCATGCGGATGGACCTGACCGTCACCGACTACCCCGACCGCGCGGCGCTGGACCGCTACATGTACGGCTCGGCCGAGGTGATCGGGCTGCAGATGCTGCCGGTGCTGGGCACCGTCGGACCTCCCGAGGAAGCCGCGCCCTACGCCGCCGCGCTGGGAAAGGCGTTTCAGCTCACCAACTTTCTGCGTGACATCGACGAGGACCTGCAGCGCGGCCGGGTGTACCTGCCCGCCGACGAGCTGGCCGCCCACGACGTCGACCGCGACGTGCTGATGTGGTGTCATGCCAACGGCCGCACCGACATCCGGGTGCGCCGGGCGTTGATCGACCAGCACGCGCAGACCCGGCGCATCTACGACTACGCCCGCGGGGGCATCGCGCTGCTGTCACCGCGGTCCCGGCCGTGCATCGCCGCCGCGCTGACGCTGTACTCGGAGATCCTCGACCGCATCGAGGCCATCGATTTCGCCGTGTTCGCACAGCGCGCCACCGTCGGCACGGTGCGGCGGCTGCAGGTGGCCGGCGCGGGCCTGGCCCGGGCCTGGGCCGCCCGCGTGCACGGCGCGGGGAGCTGA